One segment of Erigeron canadensis isolate Cc75 chromosome 2, C_canadensis_v1, whole genome shotgun sequence DNA contains the following:
- the LOC122588897 gene encoding uncharacterized protein LOC122588897 — protein MDIINKKGAILYFFIAITLLICCSSASEVPQARVGDHDQMVEPDGFINIQTALQRIRDLNKKMPPNLLAKVKSIGEKVSGGLEAITTICLKQAECEPPRTYLKSQCQLRCLYEWATTRTTKYKGCKKYCRG, from the exons ATGGATATCATTAACAAGAAAGGAGCAATATTGTACTTTTTCATTGCAATTACTCTTCTAATATGTTGTTCCAGTGCAAGTGAGGTGCCTCAAGCTCG GGTGGGAGACCATGATCAAATGGTTGAGCCTGATGGTTTTATAAATATTCAGACTGCTTTGCAACGTATTAGAGATCTAAACAAAAAAATGCCACCAAATTTATTAGCAAAAGTAAAGAGTATCGGCGAGAAAGTATCTGGAGGATTAGAGGCTATAACTACTATATGTTTGAAGCAAGCAGAATGCGAACCCCCTCGTACATATCTTAAGTCGCAATGTCAGTTGAGGTGTTTATATGAGTGGGCTACTACCCGCACCACAAAGTATAAAGGCTGTAAAAAGTATTGTAGAGGGTGA